From the Amia ocellicauda isolate fAmiCal2 chromosome 21, fAmiCal2.hap1, whole genome shotgun sequence genome, one window contains:
- the nkx2.1 gene encoding homeobox protein Nkx-2.1, translated as MSMSPKHTTPFSVSDILSPLEESYKKVSMEGNNLGAPLTAYRQPQVSQAAMQQHHMGHNGTVPATYHMAAAGVPQLSHSAMGGYCNGNLGNMSELPPYQDTMRNSSSATGWYGANPDPRFSSISRFMGSSSGMNMGGMGSLGSLADVGKSMGPLQSTPRRKRRVLFSQAQVYELERRFKQQKYLSAPEREHLASMIHLTPTQVKIWFQNHRYKMKRQAKDKVTQQQMQQDSSSCQQQQQSPRRVAVPVLVKDGKPCQGGANTPTTAIQNHHQQASNVMTVSTNNTGMGQHQSQQASSAGHSPDLGHSSSPSSLQSQVSSLSHLNSASSEYGNAMPCSALLYGRTW; from the exons ATGTCGATGAGTCCCAAGCATACGACTCCTTTCTCTGTTTCCGATATCTTGAGTCCCCTTGAGGAGAGCTACAAGAAAGTGAGTATGGAGGGCAACAACTTGGGGGCTCCCCTGACAGCCTACCGACAGCCCCAGGTCTCTCAGGCGGCTATGCAGCAGCACCACATGGGGCACAACGGCACGGTGCCCGCTACTTACCACATGGCTGCCGCTGGGGTGCCTCAGCTCTCTCACTCGGCCATGGGGGGCTACTGCAACGGGAACCTGGGCAACATGAGCGAGCTTCCGCCTTACCAGGACACCATGAGGAACAGCAGCTCGGCCACCGGGTGGTATGGAGCCAATCCGGATCCGCGCTTCTCCTCAA TCTCTCGCTTTATGGGATCATCCTCTGGAATGAACATGGGCGGCATGGGCAGTCTGGGTTCTCTGGCAGACGTGGGGAAGAGTATGGGTCCCTTGCAGAGCACCCCAAGGAGAAAACGAAGGGTGCTCTTCTCTCAGGCGCAGGTTTACGAGTTAGAAAGACGGTTCAAGCAACAGAAATACCTCTCGGCCCCGGAAAGGGAACATTTGGCCAGCATGATCCACCTCACTCCGACTCAGGTTAAAATCTGGTTCCAGAACCACCGGTACAAGATGAAACGGCAGGCCAAAGACAAGGTGACCCAGCAGCAGATGCAACAGGACTCCAGCTCCTGTCAGCAACAGCAGCAATCCCCCAGAAGAGTAGCCGTGCCAGTGTTAGTAAAGGACGGCAAGCCTTGCCAAGGAGGCGCAAATACGCCGACCACTGCCATCCAGAACCACCACCAGCAAGCGAGTAACGTTATGACGGTGTCCACTAATAATACTGGCATGGGTCAACATCAGAGCCAACAGGCGAGCAGTGCAGGCCACTCTCCAGATTTGGGTCACTCAAGCAGCCCCTCGTCACTTCAAAGCCAGGTGTCTagtctctctcacctgaactcTGCCAGCTCCGAGTACGGCAACGCCATGCCCTGCTCTGCGCTATTATATGGCAGGACCTGGTGA